In Gadus chalcogrammus isolate NIFS_2021 unplaced genomic scaffold, NIFS_Gcha_1.0 GACHA088, whole genome shotgun sequence, the DNA window CTTTATACTACTACAAGTAAGATACTATTACAATCATGGCTACTTGTTGATATCATTCCCAGGGGATCCATGCAGAGCCGGTTCCAGACTTGGTGGTTAGGAGACCAAAGCCATCCCCCAGGAGTGTATGCAAATCAACTCTCTATCAAGCATACACAGGTGATGTTACTACTGTAACTAATATCATACTGTTGGCTGCTGTATAATACATAATTGTATCTTGCCACTTTAATACTCATAGATTATGTACCAAATATAACACTGCAGTGAGCTATTCTCCAGAAAGACTCTTGACATCAGAATtgaaaaaccaaaacaagagATGTGTGGATAATTTCACACTAACAGTTTTTCATTTTATGTTTCAGGATCCCTCCCTGACCTGCAAGTCTTGTCTCttggggaaacactgaaaaaTATCAGGCCTCAACCACTGATATCCTCAGTGCTACATGGCTTGTCTGAAGTCTCCATGGTAGACTCCAGCTTCGGACCTGTGCCGCGGGGTTCACCCCTGTCCTACCAGTGTCCTCCTGTGGTCAAACTCAGAAATGATGTTCAACATCCAGATGCACCATCATTCCCTAAACTGCCTTTAGAGGGGTCAACGTGTCCCACTACTTTTCCAAAATTTGCCTCAAACTCCCAACAGTTTCTCCATTTGGACAGCTTAACTGTGACACATGAGATGgcagctgagagagaggagcagacacGTGAGCAGTCTGAGTGCCCATTATGGCAAGCTTTACGCAAGCCTAGAGTGACAGCTAGTAGGTTCTATGAGGTTAGCCATGTGAAAGGACCGTCTTCTGGTCAGACCCTGGCAGGGCGGATACTTAAGGGTGTACGCCAAACACCCGCAATGAAAAGGGGCCTTGATCGCGAGCCGCAGGTGCTGGAACAATATTCAAAACATTGCAATGTAAATGTCTCGCGCTGTGGATTTGTCATCCATCCCGATGCTCCTCACCTCGGGGCTAGCCCTGATGCGAGAGTATATGACCCAAGTGCCGTTCCGTGTTTTGGGCTGGCTGAAGTTAAATGCCCAGACATCTCTAACATTTCTGAGGCAGGACATGTTAAAATCGTGAATGGTCAGGCAAAACTGAAAAAGAATCACAAATACCACTGGCAGGTTCAAGGTCAATTGGCAATAACTGGATTGAGTTGGTGCGATTTTATAACCGACACTGAGGAAGACTTCACAGTCGAAAGAGTCTGGAGGGATGATGAATTTATAAAGGAGATGAAAAATAAGGTAGACCTGTACTTCTTTGGTacatatatgaatgtgtattttcagcagaaagtgaaatgaactgaaagaataaaaggatttaattaaTTCCCTTTCTCTGAGTACATAATTTACTACATTACATATTAACATTTTGAATACTTTCTGGATAGACTGACTGGACTTTAAAATTGATTATAGATGCAAGACTTCTCATTCAATTATATACAGAATTACAGCTCCGGGAAAAATGAAGGGACCACTccaaatgttcagtgtctctcgttttaatatttattatgtttGAGTAAACACTATTCTACAGGGATGTAGCCTTTTAAATCAAGGGGTCCCTGGAAGTTGGTCAACACGCAGCAGACGGTCCACAGCTGGTTGACTGTCCCAGACAAGGTGAGAGGGACAGTGCGATCCCAGATGCGGTACTCCTTGACTCGGCGTATTGCCCTTTCCACAAGGATTCGAAGTCGGGCGATTGCTTGCGTCTTCAGAGCATCCTCTTCGGTGAACTGCGCTGTGGTTAGAGAGATAAGTTAATTAGTATTATTTCACATTTGGGtcagttttaatttgaaatgttcattccTTTCATGCCTACCTGTCATCTTGAAGGGTGGCATAATCGGCTTTGCCCCACGGTCAGCTAGCAGCTTCTCAATGGTGAAGCCCTTGTCTGCCAtgcagccatctcctggctccaGCAAATCCAGCAGTCCACAACGTTCGGTCAGCTCTCGGTCAGAGATGGAGCCGGTGAAGAGACTCGAAACAAAAGTAACAGCACTACACGGGGCAATTCCAATCAAGGCTTTAAAGGTTGTCGTGTTTTTGTAGGAGGAGAAAACCTCAGACTGGAGAGTGAGGGATGACGGATTCTGGCATCGCACCTCGGTGCAGTCGATGATTACCCGAACATCGGGACTGTAATGCACAAATTTGTGCGGCATGGTGTTCTTTACTTGCTGTTTGCTCAtccagatggggagggagccaaggagcaggtaaggtaGTTGGCCCACGTGATAACTACACGGGAGACAGTGGACACACTGACCTGAAACATGTCAGCCAGTACCTTCTCTTGCAGGCCTGCAGCAATCCGGCagcagaaaagaaaaaaactcatCAAACAGTTGCAGTCTACGtgttggactgggagaaatAGGTTCAAAGCTTTGTTGGTTCTTCTGAGCTTTTGACCAATACACTAACATGGAGGCAGATGGTCGAATAGCCTCCCAGAAGTGACAAAAAACCTCTCGTGATGTGAATcttgtgtaaaaataaatgtccTTGTCTGAGACACAAAATCTTTGAAAGGGCACATGACCCACTTTCATCTGTGACAGCTCTCTTGTCAGCTCCTCTACCGTTTCCTCTAATTGCTGTatgcgtgcagcagcagcatccagcgcacctgtatgagatgaggaaaaaaaattaacacaTCTGACCCAGATTTTGACTGTGACTTGCATATTGGAATAGTTTGGACCTCTAAAGAaattgctttttatagctcaatattgattttaaaatttactttttatagctcaatattcacctttacaattaagtaagatataaaatgcaacatttcAACTTGTAATGAAGCTTTTCACATTGTGGTATTGGTCAAATGCTGGGACATCAATAAGACTAAACATTTTGGGCCGCAGTTCTGAAAAGTTGACCTGCCTCCTCGGTATAACCTACCAAGAGCCCATTCTGTGATTAAACCCTTGGTAGCACATCCTGTCAGGAGGTGTGTAAGAACAGTATGGGGTACTAGTAGGCCAATATTTCAGAACACTAACAAACCTGGTTTAGGAGCAGAACCGTAATCATGGTCTGGCAAGCACCTACCGAAGCTGCAATCTCCGCCACCGGCTCTGCTTCACACGGCCAGAGCGGTTGCTCCAGAGAAGGGCTGGGTGAACTTCCATGGCCCTAAACGAGTTGAGGCTCTTTTATATACGGACTCCCTTCTTGGCAGTCCCCAGTTGTTCCAACTGGAAACGGGAGGGTACAGACCCGATTTTTAGTCGCTTGATCATCACCCCGTTTGGTTGCCATCCTTATCGCGTAGTAGCGTTGGTGTAGTCTGAATCACTGAAGTGCCGGCTACACACAAACGTGCT includes these proteins:
- the LOC130378552 gene encoding uncharacterized protein LOC130378552 isoform X2; protein product: MSTTTKIVFQADGANLQETTCSCTAGKVLCNHLVALLFQSAHYSMLQVRAVPPPMACTSSLQTWHRPRTKGIHAEPVPDLVVRRPKPSPRSVCKSTLYQAYTGSLPDLQVLSLGETLKNIRPQPLISSVLHGLSEVSMVDSSFGPVPRGSPLSYQCPPVVKLRNDVQHPDAPSFPKLPLEGSTCPTTFPKFASNSQQFLHLDSLTVTHEMAAEREEQTREQSECPLWQALRKPRVTASRFYEVSHVKGPSSGQTLAGRILKGVRQTPAMKRGLDREPQVLEQYSKHCNVNVSRCGFVIHPDAPHLGASPDARVYDPSAVPCFGLAEVKCPDISNISEAGHVKIVNGQAKLKKNHKYHWQVQGQLAITGLSWCDFITDTEEDFTVERVWRDDEFIKEMKNKVDLYFFGTYMNVYFQQKVK
- the LOC130378552 gene encoding uncharacterized protein LOC130378552 isoform X1; protein product: MMEDRQFTFTTSLINLPKITFSDVHRLTEQHSITARSKLDKGYSFFFEKYVYDYEVSNIIDREVAVRSRCYRSMKKREQPHYLKIVFQADGANLQETTCSCTAGKVLCNHLVALLFQSAHYSMLQVRAVPPPMACTSSLQTWHRPRTKGIHAEPVPDLVVRRPKPSPRSVCKSTLYQAYTGSLPDLQVLSLGETLKNIRPQPLISSVLHGLSEVSMVDSSFGPVPRGSPLSYQCPPVVKLRNDVQHPDAPSFPKLPLEGSTCPTTFPKFASNSQQFLHLDSLTVTHEMAAEREEQTREQSECPLWQALRKPRVTASRFYEVSHVKGPSSGQTLAGRILKGVRQTPAMKRGLDREPQVLEQYSKHCNVNVSRCGFVIHPDAPHLGASPDARVYDPSAVPCFGLAEVKCPDISNISEAGHVKIVNGQAKLKKNHKYHWQVQGQLAITGLSWCDFITDTEEDFTVERVWRDDEFIKEMKNKVDLYFFGTYMNVYFQQKVK